The region GCATCCGGGGCATCGAGGGGGTCACGGAGGCCCACGACGTGACCGGCCCCTACGATGTGATCGTCCAGGCCGAGGCCGACGACGTGGACGCCCTGGGAACGCTGGTGGTGGCCCGCATCCAGCGTCTCGAGGGGATCGCCCGGACACTCACCTGTCCCATCGTCAACATCTGACCCGACCCTTCGGAGAATGTGGTGCGCGTACTCCTGCGGCTGACCCCCGTGCTCCTCCTGCTGGGCGCGGTCGCGGGGTGCGGGGCGCAGACGGTGCGCATGGAGCCGCCGCTGCCCGACGCCGCGGCCGAGGAGCTGTGCACGGCGCTGGTCGCCGACCTGCCGGACACCCTCATGGACGCCGAGCGCGTCGACGTCCGGCCCGCGTCCGATCTCACCGCCGCCTGGGGCGACCCGGCGATCGGCCTGCGCTGCGGGGTGGAGCGGCCCGTGGCACTGGCCCCGGACTCCCTGCTCGAGGAGGTCAACGGGGTCCCGTGGCTGTCCGAGCCGGCCGACGCCCCTACGGTCTTCACCGCGGTCGGCCACGAGGCCTACGTCGAGCTGCTGATCCCGACCTCCTACGGCCCCCCGGCCGCGGCGCTCACGACCGTGAGCGACCTGGTCTCCGAGCACCTGCCGCCGCTGCCCGACGGGGAGCTCTAGGCAGGGTCCTCCCGAACCTCCGCCACACCGGGGACCGCCCGCCGAACGGCCCGCAGAACCCGGAAGGGGCGGTGCGACCGTGGTCGCACCGCCCCTTCCCTCCGTCTTCCGACAGGGGGTGTCCGCTACTCGGACCCCTCCTCGGCGGGAGCCTCGCTCTCGTCCCCGGCGGGGGCCTCGCTCTCCTCCTCGGCGGGGGCGTCGCTCTCGCCCTCGGCCGGCGCGTCGCCCTCGGCGCCCTCGGCGGGGCCGTCCATCCCCTCGGGGAGCTGCTCCTCGCCGCCACCGCCGGCGAGCATGGCCTCGACCTCCTCGGCGTTCTCGGCCACGCCCTGGGAGCACAGCGCGCCCGGCTCCGGCACGTCGCTGCTCTGCTCGAAGGCGCGGACGAAGCGCTGGAGGCTCTCGTCGGTCGGGCTGTCCACGGCGACCTGGCGGCCCCAGGCGGAGGCCACGATCGGGCCGTCCATCTCACCCTCGTACGGGGTGACCAGCAGGTAGGAGCCCGGCGTGTAGAAGCCGTTCAGCTGCTCGACCTGGTCCGCGGGCAGCTCGGGGTCGTAGGCGATCCACACCGCGCCGTGCTCCAGGGAGTGCACCGCGAACTCGGGGGTCACCGGCGAGGGGTAGACGCCGCAGTTCTGCCAGGCGCTCCAGTGGTCGCCGCCGACCGGCGGGCTCTGCTCGTAGTCGACCTTCTCACCGGTGTCGACGTGGAGGTAGGAGCCGATCTCGTGTTCCGCCATACCGGGGATCTGCCGGCTGCGATGATCCATGTAGAAGAGGAAACCGATGAGACCCACGACCACCACGGCCGCCAGCGCGCCGCCGGCGATGCCGAGGATCTTGCGCTGTCTCTCCTTGCGCAGGCGTTCCGCCTTGAGGGCGGCGGCGCGCTGGCGACGCTCCTCCGCCGTCTTCTTCTTGGCCACTGGGTCTCCTGAGGTGGGTGGTGGGGCCTGGGACTTACCTATCCTCTACTTTGGCATCAGAGTCGGGCGATTTGACCAGGATGGTTCCCATGGGAGACGAAAGCGGTACCGAGCGCGACCCGATCGGTGACCTCGGCCACACCGCGGACGGACCCGGGGACGACGGCGGGGAGGCCGTTCCGGGGGAGTTCCCGGAGGAGTCCGAGCCCCGCAGGACGTCGTTCGCCTCCGTGCCGACCTGGGCCGCAGTGATCCTGGTCGCAGTCGCCCTGCTCGGCGGCTACCTGCTGGGACGCCCCTCGTACCCGCTGGACACCGGTGCCGACGCGGGCTTCCTGCGGGACATGAGCGTCCACCACAACCAGGCCGTGGACATGTCGATGATCATCCTCGACAAGACGGAGGACCCCGAGCTGCACACCGTCGCCACCGACATGGCCCGCACCCAGCAGGCCCAGGTGGGGCGCATGCAGGGGTGGCTGCTGGCCTGGGACCTGCCGATGCGCGCCCCGGACCGGCCGATGGCCTGGATGGCGGGGCACGACCACGGCGGCGGGGACGGCGGGGTGCCCGAGGCCATGCCGGGGCTGGCCACCGCCGAGCAGCTCGACGGGCTCCGGGCGGCCGAGGGCGTGGAGGCCGAGATCGTCTTCCTGGAGCTGATGATCGCCCACCACCTGGGCGGCATCGAGATGGCCGAGGCCGAGGTGGACCTGGGCCGGGAGGAGATGGTCGTGGACTTCGCCCAGGGCATGATCGACGCCCAGGGGGCCGAGGTGGACCTCATGGAGCGGATGCTGGCCGACCGCACCGACACCTGACCGACTCCGTCGACGCCGAGGCGGCGCATCCCCGCGGGGGTGCGCCGCCTCCGTCGTTCCCGGGATGGCCCCGCATGTGTCCGAGTCCACAGACACGGCTCCCCGGCCTCCGGGGATTCCGCGTCCTCCCAGGTCAGAATGGTCACGCGACCGCGTTCCGACCGTTCTCCCCCGGCCGGGACCCCCTCTCCCTCCCCCTCGGAAGCCTCTCGGGGACCCTTCGCGGACCCCCGGAGGCGACTACGACACGTTGTAGAACTACGATGTGTAGTACTACCGGTGGTCGGTACCTGAGAGGCGGGTATGGAAGCCCTTGAACTCGCGCGGTGGCAGTTCGGTGTCACCACGATCTACCACTTCCTGTTCGTTCCGTTGACGATCGGCCTGTCGTTCATCGTGGCCGTCCTCCAGACGGTCTGGTACCGCACCGGCAGGCACGAGTACCTCCAGGCGACCCAGTTCTTCGGGAAGCTCTTCCTGATCAACTTCGCCATGGGCGTGGTCACCGGCATCGTCCAGGAGTTCCAGTTCGGCATGAACTGGAGTGAGTACTCCCGGTTCGTCGGCGACGTCTTCGGCGCCCCGCTGGCGATGGAGGCGCTGCTCGCCTTCTTCCTGGAGTCCACCTTCATCGGCCTGTGGATCTTCGGCTGGCACCGGCTGCCCCGCGCCGCCCACCTGGCCTGCATCTGGATGGTGGCGATCGGCACCAACCTGTCGGCCTACTTCATCCTGGCCGCCAACGCCTGGATGCGCCGCCCCGTCGGGTTCGAGGTCAACCCCGAGAACGGGCGCGCCGAGCTCAACGACATCTGGGCCGTGCTCAGCAACGACCAGGCCTGGTCCACCTACCTGCACACCGTCTCGGCCGCGTTCATCACCGCCGGGCTGTTCGTGGTCTGCGTCAGCGCCTACAAGCTGTGGCGCAACCAGAGGCACAACGACACCGGGATCCGCGGCACGACCCCGCCCAAGGGCGACTTCGCCCTCTTCCGCGGCACGCTCAAGGTCGGGCTGGTGTTCACGCTCATCGCCGGTGTGATCGTGGTGTTCTCCGGGGACCACCAGGCCAAGCTCGCCGCCCAGTACGAGCCCATGAAGCTCGCCGCGGCCGAGGCCCTGTGGGAGACCGAGGAGGGGGCGCCGTTCTCCGCGTTCGCCGTCGGCGACACCGAGGCGCGGTACAACCCCATCGACATCACCATCCCCAACATCCTCAGCTTCCTCGCGACCGGCGAGTTCGACGGCGAGGTCCACGGGATCAACAACCTCCAGGAGGCCTACGAGGCCGAGTACGGCGAGGGGGACTACGTCCCCAACGTGTTCGTCACGTACTGGTCGTTCCGCCTCATGATGGGCCTGGGCATGGCCGGGGTCGCCGTCGCCGCGCTCGGGCTGTGGCTCACCCGCGGCGGCCGGACGCCGTCCGTGCACGGCAGGCTGACCCGCTGGTTCTACCCGCTGGCCGTGCTCGCCCTGCCCGCCGCCCTGTCCGCCAACATCTTCGGCTGGGTGCTCACCGAGATGGGCCGCCAGCCCTGGACCGTCCACGGCTACCTGCTCACCGCCGCCAGCGTCTCGCCCGGCGTGAGCCTGGGCACCGTCGCCCTGAGCCTGACCGGGTTCACCCTCGTCTACGGCGTCCTCGCCGTCGTCGAGGTCGGCCTGCTGGTCAAGTACATCAAGGCGGGCCCGTCCCACCTCGTCCCCGACCTCGAGAGGGACGGCGACGAGTCGAAGATCCCTCACTTCAGCTACTAGGACATGACCATGGATCTGGCCGTCATCTGGTTCATCGCCATCTCGGTCCTGTGGATCGGGTACTTCGTCCTGGAGGGGTTCGACTTCGGCGTCGGCACCCTGATGCCGTTCATGGGCAGAAGGGACTCCGTCGACCGCAGGGTCGCCATCAACTCCATCGGACCGGTGTGGGACGCCAACGAGGTCTGGCTGATCACGGCGGGCGGGGCCACGTTCGCCGCGTTCCCCGCCTGGTACGCCTCCCTGTTCAGCGGGTTCTACCTGCCGCTGTTCGTCATCCTCATCGCGCTCATCCTGCGCGGTGTGGCGTTCGAGTACCGCGGCAAGCGGGACGACCCCGTCTGGCGGCTGTGGTGGGACCGGGCCATCTTCTTCGGCAGCGCCGCGCCGGCCCTGCTGTGGGGGATCGTCTTCGCCAACGTCGTCCGGGGTGTGGCCATGGACGCCGACCACATCGTCACCGCGTCCCTGGTGGACCTGTTCAACCCGTACGCGCTGCTGGGCGGGCTCACCACCCTGTCGCTCTTCACCCTGCACGGGGCGGTGTTCCTGAGCCTGAAGACCGACGGGCCGGTCCGGGTCCGCGCCCGCGCCGCCGCGCTGCGCACCGCCTGCGTCGCCGTGCCCGCCGCGGCCGCGTTCCTGCTGTGGACCCAGCTCGCCCACGGGCAGGCGTGGACCTGGCCGCTCGTGGCGCTGGCCGCCCTCGCCCTGGTCGGCGGGGTCGCGGCGGCCCGGGCGCGGCGCGAGGGCCTGGCGTTCGGGCTCATGGTGGCCACCATCCTGGCCGCCGTGGTCACCCTGTTCGGGTCGCTGTTCCCGGACGTGCTGCCCTCCACCACCGACCCGGCGTTCAGCCTCACCGTCGAGAACGCCTCCTCGGCGGACTACACGCTCACCATCATGACCTGGGTGGCCGTCGTCTTCCTGCCGCTGGTGCTCCTCTACCAGGGCTGGAGCTACTGGGTGTTCCGCAAGCGGGTCACCGGTGCCACCGTCACCGGCGAGTCCGTGGCCCAGCGCTCCGGCGCCTGATCCGAAGGGCGCGGCCCCCTCCCCCATCGCCCGGGGCGGGGGCCGTGCCCGTATCCGGTGTCCATCGGCGAGACTGGGCACGAACGCCCACCGTCCACCGCCACCCTCAAAGGGGTCCCATTGAAACCGCTCGATCCGCGCCTGGTGCGGACCGCGTCGGCGGTCCGCACCCACCTGGCCGTCTCCGTGCTCAGCGGGGTGGCGATCACCGGGCTGATCCTGGCCCAGGCCTGGCTGCTCGCCCACGTCATCTCGGAGGTGTTCGCCGGGTCGGGGTTCGCCCCCCTGGGGTGGGCGGTCGCCGCCGTCGCCGGCATCGCCCTGGTCCGCGCCCTGCTGTCCTACGCGGCCGAGGCGTCGGCGCTGCACAGCGCCGCCCGCACCAAGTCGATCCTGCGGCGCCGGCTGATCGACCGCGTCACCGGCGACGGGACGGTGTGGACCGCCCAGCGCGGCGAGGACGGGGAGGCGCCCAAGGCCGGGGAGCTGGTCACCCTGGCCACGCGGGGCCTGGACGCGCTCGACGACTACTTCGCCCGCTACCTGCCCCAGCTGGTGCTGGCGGCGATCGTGCCGGTCGCGGTGCTGGCCGTGGTGTTCTGGGCCGACTGGATCTCCGGGGTCGTCATCCTGGTGACGGTGCCGCTCATCCCCGTCTTCATGGCGCTCATCGGCATGCACACGCAGAACCGCACCGAGCGGCAGTGGCGGCTGCTGAGCAGGCTCGGCGGGCACTTCCTGGACGTGGTGGAGGGGCTGCCGACCCTGGCGGTGTTCCGCCGGGCCAAGGCGCAGGCGGCGCTCATCCGGCGGGTCGGCGAGGAGCACCGCAGGGCGACCATGGGGACGCTGCGGATCGCGTTCCTGTCCGCGTTCGCCCTGGAACTGCTGGCCACCCTGGCGGTGGCGCTGGTCGCCGTGGAGGTGGGGCTGCGGCTGCTGGGCGGGTACATGGACTACCAGACCGCCCTGCTGGTGCTGATCCTGGCGCCGGAGGCCTACCTGCCTCTGCGCGAGGTGGGCGCCCGGTTCCACGCGAGCATGGAGGGCGTGGCCGCCGCCGACCAGGTGTTCACCGAGCTGGAGCGGCGCCGGACCGCAGACGGCGGCGCGCCCGCGCCCACCGGGGAGCGGTCCCCGGCGACCGGCGGCGACCTGCGGCTGAGCGGGGTGTCGCTGACCTACCCGGGGCGGGACCTGCCCGCCCTGTCCGGGGTGGACCTGACGGTGCGCTCGGGCGAGCGGGTGCTGCTCACCGGGCCCAGCGGGTCGGGCAAGACCACCCTGCTGTCGCTGCTGCTGCGGATGAACACCCCCTCGGAGGGGCGGGTCGAGGTGCGCGCGCCCGGCGGCGCGTGGGAGCCGCTGGAGTCCGTCCCCGCCGACGACTGGCGGCTGGGGGTGGCCTGGGTGCCCCAGCACCCCTACCTGTTCGACGTTTCGGTGGCCGACAACATCCGGCTGGGCGCCCCCGACACCCCCCTGGAGCGGGTGCGCGAGGCCGCCCGGCTGGCCGAGGCCGACGGGTTCGTGTCCGCGCTGCCCGACGGGTACGACACCCGGCTCGGCGAGCGCGGCGCCCGGCTCTCGGCGGGCCAGCGCCAGCGGATCGCGCTGGCCCGGGCGTTCTGCCGGGACGCCCCGCTGGTGCTGCTGGACGAGCCCACCGCCCACCTGGACCCGGAGAACGCCGCCGCGGTCCGCACCGCCGTGGACCGCCTCCTGCGGGGGCGCACCGCGGTCATCGTCGCCCACGACACCGGCTGGGCCGAGGCCGTCCTCGGCGCCCGGGTCGTGGAACTCCCGCTGCCGGGCCGTGAAGGGGCGCTGAACCGATGAGCACGACCGATACCGCCGACGCCGCGCCCGTGCCCGAGGCGGAGCGCCGCCGCGACCCGCTGCGGCGGATGGTCGCGCTGGCCCGGCCCCGGGCCGGGAGGTTCGCGCTGGGCGTCCTGCTGGGCGCGGTGGCCACCGGCTCCGGTGTGGCGCTGCTGGGGGTGGCCGCGTGGATGCTGGCCACCGCGGCCTCGCACCCGGGGATCACCGCGCTGGGGGTCTCGGTGGTGGCCACCCGGGCGCTGGGCGTCGGCAAGGGGGTGAGCCGGTACCTGGAGCGGCTGGTCACCCACGACGCCGCGTTCCGCACGCTGGCCGAGGTGCGGGTGCGCGTGTACCGCAGGCTCGCCGCCACCGAGCCCTTCGGCCGGTTCCGGTCCGGCGACCTGGTGTCGCGCCTGGTCAACGACACCGAGGCGACCCTGGACCTGCTGGTGCGCGGCCTGACCCCGCCGCTGGTGTCCCTGGTGACCGGCGGGGTCACCGTCCTGGTGGTCACCGCCGTGTACGCGCCGGGCGGAGCGCTGCTGGCCGCGGGCCTGCTGCTGGCGGGGCTGGCGGTGCCCTGGGCGGCCGCCGCGCTGGGCCGGGCCCCGGGGCGGCGCCAGGCGGTGGCGCGCGGGCGGCTGTCGACCTCCCTGGTGGACACCCTGCACGGGGCGCCCGACCTCATCGCCTACGGGGCGATGGACCGCCAGGTGGCCCGCGTGTACGAGGCCGACGAGGAGCTGACCCGGATGGCGCGGCGCGACGCCGCGGTGCTGGGGCTGGGGGCGGGCGCGACGACGCTCATCACCGGGCTGAGCGTCTGGGGCACCCTGTTCCTGGGGGTGCTGGCCGTCGAGGGCGGGGAGCTGGACGCGGTGTCGCTGGCGGTGCTGGTGCTGGTGACCCTGGCTGCGTTCGAGATCGTCGCCCCGCTGCCCGCGGTCGCCGCCCGGCTGGGCGCGATCCGGGAGAGCGGGGCGCGGCTGTTCGGGGTGCTGGACACCCCGGCGGCGGTCGCCCCGGCGGTCCGCACGGGACTGGACCCGGACGGGGACTCCGCGGTCCGGGTCCGCGGGCTGCGGGTGCGCTACACCCCGGACGGGCCGTGGGCCCTGGACGGCGTGGACCTGGACGTCGCGGCGGGCGAGACGGTCGCGGTGGTGGGGCCCAGCGGCGCGGGCAAGAGCACGCTGGCCTCCGTCCTGCTGCGGTTCCGCGACCCCGACGCGGGGCGCGTGGAGCTCGGCGGCGCCGACATCACCGGGTACCCGGCCGACGAGGTGCGCGCCGTGGTCTCCGGGGTGCCGCAGGACCCGCACGTGTTCGCCTCGACCCTGCGCGAGAACCTGAGGCTGGCCCGGCCGGAGGCGTCCGACGACGACCTGTGGGCGGCGCTGCGCCGGGCCCGCCTGGCCGACGACGTCGCGGCGATGCCCGACGGCCTGGACACCCGCGTCGGCACCCACGGCCTGGGATTGAGCGGCGGCATGGTACAGCGCCTGGCGCTGGCCCGCGCCCTGCTGGCCGCGCCCCGCGTGCTGGTGCTGGACGAGCCCACCGCCCACCTGGACCCGGACACCCGCGACGCGGTGGTCGAGGACCTGCTGGCGGCGGCCGAGGGCTACTCGACGCTGCTCATCACCCACGACCTCACCGGGCTGGAGCGGGTCGACCGCATCGTCGTGGTCCGCGACGGCCGCGTCGTGCAGTCCGGCACCCACACCGAGCTGCTGGCCCGCGACGGCTGGTACCGCGACGTGCACCCCGGCCTCTGAGCCGGGCGGCCCCCGCCGCGGAGGCGGGGGCGTCCCGGGGGGACGGGCCGACTGGCAGGCGCGGGCGGGATTGCCCTAATGTTCCAGCGTGGCCATTCCCAATCCCGTTCGTGAAGTCTTCGGCGGAGTCGGCGCGCTGGCGCGCGGCTTCGGCCTGCTGCTGCGCAGACCGCGCCTGTTCCTCCTGGGCGCGCTCCCCGCCCTGATCACGTCGCTGCTCTTCCTCGCGCTGTTCGTGCTCCTGGTGATGAACCTGACCGACCTGGCCGCGTGGGCGACGCCCTTCGCCGACGGCTGGGACGAGGTCTGGCGCAACCTGCTCCGCGGCGCCGTCGCCGTCGGCGCCCTGGCCGGGACGGTCCTGCTGATGGTGGTCTCGTTCACCACCATCACGCTGGCCCTGGGCGCGCCGATCTACGACAAGATCACCGACCTGGTCGAGCAGGAGCTGGGCAACGCCCCCGCCGAGTCCGACGAGTCGGTCTGGTCGTCGCTGGGCCGGGCGGTGCGCCAGTCCCTGGTGATCATCCTCGCCTCGCTGCTGGTGACGGTCCTGGTGTTCGCCATCGGGTTCGTCCCGCTGGCCGGCCCGGTCGTCGGCTCGGTGCTGGCCGCCCTGCTGGGCGGCTGGCTGCTGGGCATCGAACTGGTGGCGGGCTCGTTCGACCGCCGCGGGTTCCTCACCATCAAGGAGCGCCGCAAGTGGATGGGCACCCGGCGGCTGCGGGTGCTGGGGTTCACGGTCCCCACCTACCTGCTGCTGGCGATCCCGTTCCTGGCGGTCGTGGTGTTCCCGGCCGCGACGGCGGGCGGCACCATCCTGGCCCGGCAGCTGCTGGGCGTGCCCGACGCGCCCAAGGGCGTCGCTCCCCCGCCCGGGCGGCCGCCCGTCCCCCCGCCCCCGTACAGCCGGCCGCCGGTCGCCCCGCCGCCCGGGCACCCGCAGGGACCGCCCCCGCACCCCGGGGCCTGAGAACGCGAAGAGGACACGAAAAGGGGGGCGGCCCGAGCGGGCCGCCCCCCTTTCCCGTACGTACCGGTTCGCGTCAGCGCAGGCCGGGCGAGCGCCGCAGCGCCGTCGTGATCATCCGGTCGACCAGCGCCGCGTAGTCCAGCCCGGTGGCCGCCCACATCTGCGGGAACGCCGACGCCGGGGTGAACCCGGGCATCGTGTTCAGCTCGTTGACGAGGACCTCGCCGTCCTCGGTGTAGAAGAAGTCCACCCGGGCCAGCCCCTCGCAGCCCATCGCCTCGAACACCTCGGCGGCCAGCCCGCGCAGCCGCGCCGTGACGTCCTCGGGGATCTCCGCCGGGATGGTCAGCCCGCTGCTGGACAGGTACTTGGCCTCGAAGTCGTAGAAGTCGAAGCCCTCCGCCACGTGCACCTCGGCCGGGAAGGACACGTCGGGGACGCCCCCGTCCTCGGCCTCCAGCACGCCGCACTCGATCTCGCGCCCGACGACCTGGGCCTCGACCAGCACCTTGGGGTCGTGCTCGCGCGCCGCCTCGACGGCCGCGACCACCGCGTCGGCGTCGGAGGAGTCCCGCACCTTGCTGATGCCCACGCTGCTGCCCGCCCGGGCGGGCTTGACGAACACCGTCTCCCCCAGCTCGGCGATGTCGTCCAGGACCTTCTTGCGCTCGGTGCGCCAGCGCCGGTCGGTGATGGCCACGTAGTCGCTGGTGGGGATCCCGTTGCCGGTGAGGATGGCCTTCATGAACACCTTGTCCATGGCGGCGGCGCTGGAGAACACCCCGGCGCCCGCGTAGCGCACGCCCATCATCTCGAACAGCCCCTGGATGGTGCCGTCCTCGCCGAAGGGGCCGTGCAGCAGCGGCAGCACCACGTCCACCTCGGCCAGCCGGGAGGGCCCGTCCGCGGGGTCCACCACCATCAGCTGCCCGGCGGCGTCGAACGGCAGGGCCAGGTCCTTGCCGCCCTCCTCCGCCACGGTCGGCAGGGCCTTGGTGCCCTCCTCGATGCGCAGGAGCTCCGGGTCGCCGGAGGTCAGCACCCAGTTGCCGGTCTTGGTGATGCCGACCGGCACGACCTCGTAGCGGTCGTGGTCGATCACCGACAGGACGCTGCCCGCGGTGACGCAGGAGATCTCGTGTTCGGAACTGCGACCGCCGAAGACGACGGCGACCCGGATCCTTCGCTGCTCGGACGACATGGTGCTGACCCTTTGTACTCGTTGCCGGAAGGGGCCGGGGTTCTCCCGGCCCGCTGTGTGTCAGTTGCCCCCGAGGGCCGCCAGGGCGTCCCCGATGAGGTCCTGAGGGTCCTCCAGGCCGATGGAGAACCGCACCGCACCAGGTGAGATGCCGGCGGCCGCCAGTTCGACGTCGTTCATGTTCCGGTGCGACGTGGAGGCGACGTGACCGGCGAGGGTGTGGGTGCCGCCCAGGGACGCGGCGATGGTGGCGACCTTCAGGCGGTCGGCGAAGGCCATCCCCGCCTCCCAGCCGCCGCGCGGGTGGACGGTGACGACGGCCCCGTACCGCCCGGGGTCGAACAGCTTGGCCGCCAGCCCCGCCTGCGGGTGCGAGTCCAGGGACGGGTGGTCGACCCGCTCCACCAGCGGGTGCTCGGCGAGCGCGGCGGCGAACGCCGCGGCGGTCTCGCACTGGCGCTGCACCCGCAGCGGCAGCGTCTCCAGGCCCCGGTGCAGCAGGTACGCCTCGTCGGGGGCCAGGCAGGGCCCCAGGTCGATCCGGGCCGACCGGATCCGGTCGATGAAGGAGGGCGCGGCGACGGCCACGCCGCCGGTGGTGTCGCTGTGTCCGCCGATGTACTTGGTGGCCGAGTGCACCACGATGTCGGCCCCGTACTCCAGGGGCCGGCACACCGCCGGGGAGGCGAACGTGGAGTCCACCACCAGGGCGGCCCCGGCCTCCCGGGCGATCTGGGCGAGCCCGGGCAGGTCGGAGACGGTCATGGTGGGGTTGGACAGGGTCTCGGTGAACAGCACCGCCGTGCCCGGCCGCACGGCCTCGCGCACCGCGTCCAGGTCGGTGATGTCCACGAAGTCGGTCCGCACCCCGAACCGGCGCAGCAGCCGGTCCAGCAGCGAGTAGGTGTTGCCGTAGATGGACCGCGCCGCGACCACGTGCGAGCCGGCCTCGGTGAGCGCCATGAACACGGTGCTCAGCGCGCCCATCCCGGAGGCGAACGCCTGGCCGCGCACCCGGTCGGGCAGGCCCGCGCCCTCCAGGGCCGCGACCGCCTCGGCGAAGGCGTCGACGGTGGGGCTGTCGATGCGGGCGTAGGAGTAGCCCTGCTGCGCCCCGGACAGCACGTCCGCGTAGTCCTGGGAGGTGTCGAAGGCGTAGGTGGTCGCCCGGTGGACCGGCATCCGCATGGGACGCTCGGCGGGGACGGCCGCGGGCGGCGGGGAGACCGCCCGGGTGTGCTCGCCCCCGGCCGCGGGTGTGTACGACATCGCTGCTCGCTCTCAGACCCCGTAGCGCTCGGGTTTGGCACTGCGCGCCATGAAGGCGACGAGCGCCTCCGCGGGGCTCAGGTCGTGGTGCATCATCTTGACGACGGCCTCGGTGATCGGCAGGTCGACCCCGCGGGCCCAGCCCAGTTCCAGGACCGACTCCGAGGACTTGACCCCCTCCGCGGTCTGCCGGGTCTCGGCGATGACCTGCTCCAGGGTCTTGCCCTTGCCCAGTTTCTCACCGAAGGTCCGGTTCCGCGACAGCGGCGACGAGCATGTCGCGACGAGGTCGCCCATTCCGGCCAGTCCGGACAGGGTGTGCTCGTCGGCGCCCAGGGCCACCGCCAGGCGTGTCGTCTCGGCCAGGCCGCGGGTGATGAGCGACGCCTTGGTGTTGTCGCCGAAGCCCATGCCCTCGGCCACGCCCACGGCCAGCGCGATCACGTTCTTCATGGCGCCGCCGATCTCCACGCCCACCAGGTCGGTGCTGGTGTAGGGGCGGAAGTACGGGGCCTTGAACAGCGCCTGGAGGCGGACGGCCGTCTCCTCGTGCGGGCAGGCGACCACGGCGGTGGCGGGCTGGCGCTCGGCGATCTCCCGGGCCAGGTTGGGGCCCGAGACCACGGCGATGCGCTCGGCGGGCAGCTCCAGCACCTCCGCGATGATCTGCGAGGCGGTCAGGTGGGTGCCCAGCTCCACGCCCTTCATGAGGCTGACGACCACGGCGTCCTCGCGCAGGTACCCGCGCCACTGCGCCAGGTTGTCCCGCAGCGACTGGGTCGGCACCGCCATCACGACGACCCCGGCCTCCGCCAGCGCCTTGGCGGCGTCGGTGGTGGCGGTCA is a window of Nocardiopsis changdeensis DNA encoding:
- the cydC gene encoding thiol reductant ABC exporter subunit CydC, encoding MSTTDTADAAPVPEAERRRDPLRRMVALARPRAGRFALGVLLGAVATGSGVALLGVAAWMLATAASHPGITALGVSVVATRALGVGKGVSRYLERLVTHDAAFRTLAEVRVRVYRRLAATEPFGRFRSGDLVSRLVNDTEATLDLLVRGLTPPLVSLVTGGVTVLVVTAVYAPGGALLAAGLLLAGLAVPWAAAALGRAPGRRQAVARGRLSTSLVDTLHGAPDLIAYGAMDRQVARVYEADEELTRMARRDAAVLGLGAGATTLITGLSVWGTLFLGVLAVEGGELDAVSLAVLVLVTLAAFEIVAPLPAVAARLGAIRESGARLFGVLDTPAAVAPAVRTGLDPDGDSAVRVRGLRVRYTPDGPWALDGVDLDVAAGETVAVVGPSGAGKSTLASVLLRFRDPDAGRVELGGADITGYPADEVRAVVSGVPQDPHVFASTLRENLRLARPEASDDDLWAALRRARLADDVAAMPDGLDTRVGTHGLGLSGGMVQRLALARALLAAPRVLVLDEPTAHLDPDTRDAVVEDLLAAAEGYSTLLITHDLTGLERVDRIVVVRDGRVVQSGTHTELLARDGWYRDVHPGL
- a CDS encoding trans-sulfuration enzyme family protein, with translation MSYTPAAGGEHTRAVSPPPAAVPAERPMRMPVHRATTYAFDTSQDYADVLSGAQQGYSYARIDSPTVDAFAEAVAALEGAGLPDRVRGQAFASGMGALSTVFMALTEAGSHVVAARSIYGNTYSLLDRLLRRFGVRTDFVDITDLDAVREAVRPGTAVLFTETLSNPTMTVSDLPGLAQIAREAGAALVVDSTFASPAVCRPLEYGADIVVHSATKYIGGHSDTTGGVAVAAPSFIDRIRSARIDLGPCLAPDEAYLLHRGLETLPLRVQRQCETAAAFAAALAEHPLVERVDHPSLDSHPQAGLAAKLFDPGRYGAVVTVHPRGGWEAGMAFADRLKVATIAASLGGTHTLAGHVASTSHRNMNDVELAAAGISPGAVRFSIGLEDPQDLIGDALAALGGN
- a CDS encoding D-alanine--D-alanine ligase family protein, with product MSSEQRRIRVAVVFGGRSSEHEISCVTAGSVLSVIDHDRYEVVPVGITKTGNWVLTSGDPELLRIEEGTKALPTVAEEGGKDLALPFDAAGQLMVVDPADGPSRLAEVDVVLPLLHGPFGEDGTIQGLFEMMGVRYAGAGVFSSAAAMDKVFMKAILTGNGIPTSDYVAITDRRWRTERKKVLDDIAELGETVFVKPARAGSSVGISKVRDSSDADAVVAAVEAAREHDPKVLVEAQVVGREIECGVLEAEDGGVPDVSFPAEVHVAEGFDFYDFEAKYLSSSGLTIPAEIPEDVTARLRGLAAEVFEAMGCEGLARVDFFYTEDGEVLVNELNTMPGFTPASAFPQMWAATGLDYAALVDRMITTALRRSPGLR
- a CDS encoding NAD(P)H-dependent glycerol-3-phosphate dehydrogenase, with translation MTATGNDSARIAVLGSGSWGTVFANVIADAAAHTLSQDPSAPAAEVVLWGRRAEVVDAVNRTSQNPDYLPGLTLNPRLTATTDAAKALAEAGVVVMAVPTQSLRDNLAQWRGYLREDAVVVSLMKGVELGTHLTASQIIAEVLELPAERIAVVSGPNLAREIAERQPATAVVACPHEETAVRLQALFKAPYFRPYTSTDLVGVEIGGAMKNVIALAVGVAEGMGFGDNTKASLITRGLAETTRLAVALGADEHTLSGLAGMGDLVATCSSPLSRNRTFGEKLGKGKTLEQVIAETRQTAEGVKSSESVLELGWARGVDLPITEAVVKMMHHDLSPAEALVAFMARSAKPERYGV
- a CDS encoding EI24 domain-containing protein, which codes for MPNPVREVFGGVGALARGFGLLLRRPRLFLLGALPALITSLLFLALFVLLVMNLTDLAAWATPFADGWDEVWRNLLRGAVAVGALAGTVLLMVVSFTTITLALGAPIYDKITDLVEQELGNAPAESDESVWSSLGRAVRQSLVIILASLLVTVLVFAIGFVPLAGPVVGSVLAALLGGWLLGIELVAGSFDRRGFLTIKERRKWMGTRRLRVLGFTVPTYLLLAIPFLAVVVFPAATAGGTILARQLLGVPDAPKGVAPPPGRPPVPPPPYSRPPVAPPPGHPQGPPPHPGA